Sequence from the Rhizobium etli CFN 42 genome:
CAAATTTCCGGCTTTGGCGCGCCCGCCCTCGCGGCGCTGCTGCTGTTTTCCGGCCTCGGCCTGGCTCTCCTCGACCTGCTGCCGGCGTTGCCGCATCTGGAGACATCAGGCGGATACGACGCCCAGCACCTTCTCCTTCTCTATTCGACGCTTCCGCGCATGGCGACGGCCCTGATCACCGGCGCCGCCCTCGCGCTGTCGGGCACGATCCTGCAGCAGGTGCTGCGCAATCCGCTCGCTTCGCCGACGACGCTTGGCGTTTCGGCCGGGGCGAATCTGGCGCTGGTCTCCGTCATGCTCGCCTTCCCCTCGCTGACGGGATGGGGCCGCGACGCGGTCGCGCTTGCCGGAAGTGCCGCTGCCGCCTTCGCCATCTTCTCGATCAGCGCCCGGCACGGCTTCTCGCCCTTTTCCCTCATCCTCTCGGGCATGATCATCGGCCTGTGGTGCGGAGCGGCGGCGGCCATCCTGATATTGATGAACGATCAATATCTCTCCGGGATCTTCATCTGGGGCGCTGGATCGCTCTCGCAGCAAAGCTGGGCGATCCCGATATCGCTGCTGCCTAAGGTAGCCCTCCTCGCCGGCCTTGCCTTTCTCGCCGCGAGGCCGCTGGCGCTGAGCCAGCTCGGCGATGCCGGCGCGACGAGCCTCGGTCTGCCGATCAAATGGTCGCGCGGCGTCATCCTGGCAATCGCAATTGCGCTGAGCGCGCTGGTCACCAGTGCCGTCGGCGTTATCGGCTTCATCGGACTGGTCGCCCCGCAGATCGTTCGGCTGGCCGGCGCACGCCGCGTCGTCAGCCAATTGATCTGGTCGCCCATTGCCGGCGCCGGCCTTCTTCTTCTGACCGACGAGGCGATCAAGCTCCTTGCCCCCGGCGACTTCGTGCCGACAGGGGCAGTAACCGCGCTGCTCGGCGGACCGATCCTGATCGCTCTGTTGCCGCGCCTTGCCACCGCCAGCCGCACGCCGCCAGGCATGGCTTCGCCAAGAGTTGCCGTCGCCAACAGAACGGTATCGCTTGGCCTGCTGCTTCTCGCTGTCGCCGCGCTGGCAGCGGCAGCGATCTTCTTCGGACGCGCGCCGGACGGCGCCTGGGCGTGGCTGCCGGCCGCCGCGTGGGATGACATCCTTCCCCTTCGCCTGCCGCGCGTCGCCGCAGCTTTCGGCGCCGGAACCGTGCTCGGCGTGACCGGGCTGATCCTGCAGCGGCTGACCGGAAACGAAATGGCAAGCCCCGAAGTGCTCGGGGTTTCGGCCGGAGCGACGCTCGGCGTCGCGGCCGCCATGTTCGCCTTTGCCGCGCCAGGACTGA
This genomic interval carries:
- the fhuB gene encoding Fe(3+)-hydroxamate ABC transporter permease FhuB, translating into MKAQISGFGAPALAALLLFSGLGLALLDLLPALPHLETSGGYDAQHLLLLYSTLPRMATALITGAALALSGTILQQVLRNPLASPTTLGVSAGANLALVSVMLAFPSLTGWGRDAVALAGSAAAAFAIFSISARHGFSPFSLILSGMIIGLWCGAAAAILILMNDQYLSGIFIWGAGSLSQQSWAIPISLLPKVALLAGLAFLAARPLALSQLGDAGATSLGLPIKWSRGVILAIAIALSALVTSAVGVIGFIGLVAPQIVRLAGARRVVSQLIWSPIAGAGLLLLTDEAIKLLAPGDFVPTGAVTALLGGPILIALLPRLATASRTPPGMASPRVAVANRTVSLGLLLLAVAALAAAAIFFGRAPDGAWAWLPAAAWDDILPLRLPRVAAAFGAGTVLGVTGLILQRLTGNEMASPEVLGVSAGATLGVAAAMFAFAAPGLTVQLAFAGGGALAVLLLIFLLSARSGFGPNRVLLAGIAFGAILDAGIGVLAASGDPRGLALIRWMSGSTYFVDNNVAASALIIALACLIAAFLASRWLALLQLGSETASELGLRIAPARGVLFGLSAIMTAAATLVVGPLSFVGLMAPHLAHGLGLRRPSIQLLAAALIGATLLVIADWAGRMIAFPYQVPAGLISALVGAPMLLFVLRGRP